A stretch of DNA from Methanomassiliicoccales archaeon:
CCAGTTCCTATTCTTAAGACAAGAGAAGAAATCGAAGGCCTAGCAAGCGGGCAGATTCTGGAGATTCTAGCAGATGATCCAGCGATAGAGGAAGACATTTCAAGATGGAGTAAGAGGACAGGCAATGAGGTTGTATGTATTGAGAAGAAAGAGAACGGTTTAAGAATTCTTGTCAAGAAAAAATAGAAGGAGTTGGTCCAAATGGTTACAAAAAAGAAGATATTGTATGTGCAGACATCGGGAATAGATCGACCCGAGAGGCTCTATGCGCCATTTATTTTGGCTACGACAGCAACCGCGATGGACATTGATGCAACGGTATATTTCTTGATCAAGGGCGTAGAGGGTGTGAAAAAAGGAGAGGCTGAGAAAATCAAGATTGGAGACTTTCCCTCATTAAAAGAAGTCATGGATCAGGCCCATAAGAGTGGTGTAAAAATGTTCGTCTGTGATCAGAGTACACAGCTCCTAGGTTTATCAAGAGGAGATTTCGTTGAATATGCTACGGTCGTTGGCGCAGCTACATTGAATGACCTTTTGTTGGATGCTGATGCTGTTATCTCATTCTGAGAGGGTTTTGCTTTGAATATGGTCTATATGGATTATGCCAGTTCGTCACCCGTAGATCCCCGCGTCATTGAAACAATGATCCCCTACTTTTCCGAGAAACACGGCAACCCCTCATCCGTTCACCAGGTCGGTAGAGAATCATTTGAGGCGCTCGAGGATTCAAGGAAGAAAATCGCGAGTTTGGTTAATGCGGAACGAGCAGATGAAATCGTATTCACATCCGGTGCGACAGAATCAATAAACCTCGCAATCAAAGGAATTGCATTTCGCCAAGCCAACAGAGGGAAACATATTATAACGAGCGCAGCAGAGCATATATCGACGATAAATATTTTGAAATTTCTGTCCACGAAGGGATTCAAGATCACGTTTTTGCCCGTCGACGAATTTGGGTTTGTCGATCCTGTTGCTGTTAACGACGCAATTACCAAAGAAACAGTACTCATTTCGATTGGTTACGCCAATGGTGAGGTGGGATCCATTCAGAATATCGGCGAAATCGGCAAAATCGCAAGAGACCACGGGGCTAGTTTTCATGTTGACGCAGTAGCGGCTATCGGTAAGTTAAACATAGATGTGCGCAAGGAATTCATC
This window harbors:
- a CDS encoding DsrE family protein, translated to MVTKKKILYVQTSGIDRPERLYAPFILATTATAMDIDATVYFLIKGVEGVKKGEAEKIKIGDFPSLKEVMDQAHKSGVKMFVCDQSTQLLGLSRGDFVEYATVVGAATLNDLLLDADAVISF
- a CDS encoding sulfurtransferase TusA family protein; the encoded protein is MTTTSGKNSCEIKVDKTLDCMGLYCPVPILKTREEIEGLASGQILEILADDPAIEEDISRWSKRTGNEVVCIEKKENGLRILVKKK